GGGGCTGAACCCGGCCGCGACACCGGCCCCCGGACGCGCGCAATGAATCGTCAGGGACGCCGCGCCTCGCCAAGAAAATCCTTGTCAGACGGGTACCAACCTCGCTATTACCTGAGCCAGCACCCGAACAGAACGCTCCACGACACGAATCCGCAACCTCGCGATGCCCTGACAGGAACGACCTCCGCTGTTTGCGCCCCACCCGGCGCCCATTTCGCCCGAGGCCGGACGCCCCGGCCCGCCGGCAATGCTGTAAGGAAGTATCACATGCCAAAAAGACACGTCATCAATGCCCAGGTCGGCCCCAAGGGCACCCTGGATACCCTCTCCCAACTGGAAGTGCAGCAGCTCAGCGAAGCCGGCTCCGGCCGCATGTACCGGCTGTTCCGCCAGTGCGCCCTGGCCATCCTCAACACCGGCGCCCATATCGACAACGCCAAGACCATCCTCGACGCCTACAAGGACTTCGAGGTGCGCATCCACCAGCAGGACCGTGGCGTGCGCCTGGAGCTGATCAATGCCCCGGCCGACGCCTTCGTCGATGGCGAGATGATCGCCAGCACCCGCGAGATGCTGTTCAGCGCCCTGCGCGACATCGTCTACACCGAGAACGAACTGAAAAGCCGCCGATTCGACCTGGAGAGCTCGGAAGGCATCACCGACTACGTCTTCCACCTGCTGCGCAACGCCCGCACCCTGCGCGCCGGCGTGGAGCCGAAGATCGTCGTCTGCTGGGGCGGTCACTCCATCAGCACCGAGGAGTACAAGTACACCAAGAAGGTGGGGCACGAGCTGGGCCTGCGCCAGCTCGACGTCTGCACCGGCTGCGGCCCGGGCGTGATGAAGGGGCCGATGAAGGGCGCCACCATCGGCCATGCCAAGCAGCGCACCCACGGCGGCCGCTACCTGGGCCTGACCGAGCCCGGCATCATCGCCGCCGAGGCGCCGAATCCCATCGTCAACGAGCTGGTGATCCTGCCGGACATCGAGAAGCGCCTGGAGGCCTTCGTGCGGGTGGGCCACGGCATCATCATCTTCCCGGGCGGCGTGGGCACGGCGGAGGAGTTCCTCTACCTGCTGGGCATCCTGATGCACCCCGACAACCGGGAGCTGCCCTTCCCCCTGGTGCTCAGCGGGCCGAAGAGCGCCGCCGCCTACTTCGAGCAATTGAACGCCTTCGTCGGCGCCACCCTGGGCGAGGCCGCCCAGGCCCGCTACAAGATCATCATCGACGACCCGGCCGCCGTGGCGATCGAAATGGCCGAGGGGCTCAAGGCGGTGAAGCAGTTCCGCCGCGAGCGCAACGACGCCTTCCACTTCAACTGGCTGCTGAAGATCGACGAGCGCTTCCAGCACCCCTTCGAACCCACCCACGAGGCCATGGCGAGCCTGGACCTGCGCCGCGAGCTGCCCCCCCACGAACTGGCGGCGAACCTGCGTCGGGCGTTCTCCGGCATCGTCGCCGGCAACGTCAAGGACAAGGGCATCCGCCTGATCGAGGAGCACGGCCCCTACGAGATCCATGGGGAAGCCGCCGTGATGCAACCCCTGGACGCCCTGCTCCAGGCCTTCGTCCGCCAGCACCGGATGAAGCTGCCGGGCGGCGCGGCCTACGTGCCCTGCTACCGGGTGGTGCAGAGCATCGCGGAGGAACTTGCCAGCTGAGGCGAAGCGCCCTGGCATATCGCTTGCTAACGCTCCCGCCCTAGAGCCCGCTCCAACGGCGGAGTCGGTTCACAGACGATGGCGTCGTTTCCCGCCACCACCTGCAGGGTGGCGGGAGCGGCGCCTTTTTCGTTCAGTGGTGGGACAAACGACATGACCGACACGAGTTGCACCCGTAACGACAACCTCGCCTGGGTCGCGGGCAGCGATGCCCCGGAAAAGGGCAGGGTGAACCTGGGCTTCATGCCCCTCTCCGACGCCGCCTCGCTGATCGTCGCGGCCACCCAGGGCTTCGCCCAGCCCTACGGCCTGACCCTGGAACTGAAACGGCAGACCTCCTGGGCCGGCCTGCGCGACCGGCTGCAGAGCGGTGAGCTGGACGCCGCGCACGCCCTCTACGGCCAGGTCTACGGCACCCACCTGGGCCTGGGCGGCGCCCCCACCGAAATGGCGATCCTCATGGGGCTGTGCCAGAACGGCCAGGCGATCAACCTGTGCGAGCCCCTGCGCCGCGCCGGCGTGACGAACGCCGACGCGCTCGTCGCCCAGGTGCGCCAACGGGGTGCGAAGCTGACCTTCGCCCAGACCTTTCCCACCGGCACCCACGCCATGTGGCTCAACTACTGGCTGGCGGCCCACGGCATCCACCCGCTGGAAGAGGTCAACACCCTGGTGCTGCCCCCGGCGCAGATGGTCCGGCACCTGCGCAGCGGCCAGATCGACGGTTTCTGCGCCGGAGGTCCCTGGGGCGCGCTGGCGGTGGACGAGAAGCAGGGGTTCACCCTGGCCACCAGCCAGATGATCTGGCCCGACCATCCGGAGAAGGTCCTCGCCTGCACCCGCGCCTTCGCCGAGCGCTACCCCAACACCGCCCGCGCCCTGACCATGGCGGTGCTGGAAGCCAGCCGTTTCATCGATGCCAGCGACGAGAACCGGCGCGGCACCGCCCGGCTCATCAGCGGCGGCGAATACCTCGACGCGCCGCTGTCGGCCATCGAGCCGCGCTTCCTCGGGCTCTACGAGGACGGCCTCGGCTACGCCTGGCGCGACGCCCATCCGCTGCGCTTCTTCGCCGGTGGCGAGGCGACCATGCCCTGGCTGTCGGACGGCATCTGGTTCATGACCCAATTCCGCCGCTGGGGGCTGCTCAAGGAGGACCCGGACTACCTCGGCGTGGCCCGCCAGGTGCACCAGCTCGAAGGCTACCGGGAAGCGGCCGAGGCCCTGGGCATCGAGGTTCCGGCACGGCCCATGCGCAGCTCCCGGCTGTTCGACGGCCGGGTCTGGGACGGCAGCGACCCGGCCGGCTACGCCCGCAGCTTCGCCGTCCACGCCCACCCCTCGCTCACTCCCCTTGCCGCCGACGCCAGGAGTTGACCCCATGCTTCGCATCTTCCTGATCAACGACACACCGAAGACCGCCGGCCGCCTGGCCGATGCCCTGGTCGAGGCGGGCTTCGCCGTCGTCGAAGAGACCGGCCTGACCCTCGACCTGGCCGAGCGCATCCTGGCCGCGAGCGCCGACGTGGTGCTGATCGACACCGAATCCGCCGGCCGCGACATGATGGAACAGGTGGTGATGGTGAGCCGCGACCAGCCCCGTCCCATCGTCATGTTCACCAACGACCACGACCCCGGCCTGATGCGCCAGGCGATTCGCGCCGGGGTCAGCGCCTACGTGGTCGAAGGCATCCAGGCCGAGCGCCTGCGACCGATCCTCGAGGTGGCGATGGCCCGCTTCGAGGCCGACCAGGCCCTGCATGCGCGGCTGCTGGAACGGGACAGCCAGCTGGCCGAGCGCAAGCGCATCGAACAGGCCAAGGGCGTGCTGATGAAGATGAAGAATTGCGACGAGGAGGCGGCCTACACCCTGATGCGTCGCCAGGCCATGGGGCGTCAGCAGCGACTGATCCAGGTGGCCGAGCAGATCATCGCCACCCACGAGATGCTCGGCGCCTGACCTGCGCCTGCGGGGCACAGGCCAGCGGCGGCCAGCGAACCAAAACCGCTCAGGCGGCGCGCCCTTCGCACAGATATCGCCCACCCCCGCCGGCCGCACCTGTGTCCGCATCCGGCGGGCAACTGCTTGATTCAGAAGGCGATAACCACCGAATCGAAGGCACATCGGGGCGACCCGCGGGCGGGCGGCGAAAACTGGCAAGACCTTTGCAAAACCACCTGCGGATTCCTGCGTAGCGCACCAACGGCGGTGGGCCGCGGATCACGGACAACGGCGTCCGTCAGAGCTCCATCCCCTTGTGCGGGAGCTCTGGCGTACGCCGTTTTTGTTTTTGCCCTCCCATCAGGACAGCACCATGAGCGAACGTGATTCCAAAGACCCGATCAACAACAGCCGCCGCAACTTCCTCAAGCACTCCATCGCCATCGCCGGCACCGTCGGCGGCGTCGCCGCCCTCGGGCTCTCGGCCCCCGGCTTCCTGCGCAGCGCCGCCTGGGCCGCCGGCTCCGATGCACCGGAAAAGGCCGCCCTCAAGGTCGGTTTCATTCCGCTGACCGACTGCGCGTCGGTGGTGGTGGCCGCCACCCAGGGTTTCGCCGCCAAGTACGGCCTCAGCATCACCCCCAGCAAGGAAGCCTCCTGGGCGGGCGTGCGCGACAAGCTCAACACCGGCGAGCTGGATGCCTCCCATGTGCTCTACGGCATGATGTACGGCAGCCAGCTCGGCGTGGCCGGCCCGCAGAAGGACATGGCGGTGCTCATGGGCCTGAACCAGAACGGCCAGGCCATCACCCTGTCCCGCCAGCTCCGGGAAGCCGGAGTGACCAACGGCGAACAGCTCGCCGCCCACGTCAAACAGTCCGCCAAACCCCTGACCTTCGCCCAGACCTTCCCCACCGGCACCCACGCCATGTGGCTCTACTACTGGCTGGCCAGCCACGGCATCAACCCCATGACCGACGTCAAGACCATCACCGTGCCGCCGCCGCAGATGGTCGCCAACATGCGCGTGGGCAACATGGACGGCTTCTGCGTCGGCGAACCCTGGGGCGCACGGGCCATCTTCGACAAGATCGGCTTCACCGCCACCACCTCCCAGCAGATCTGGGCGGACCACCCGGAGAAGGTGCTGGGCTGTTCCCGCGCCTTCGTCGAACAGAACCCCAACACCGCCCGCGCCCTGGTGATGGCCCTGCTGGACGCCAGCCGCTTCATCGAGGCCAGCGAGGAGAACAAGAAGGCCACCGCCAAGCTGATCGCCGGCAAGGCCTACGTGAACGCCCCGGTGCAGGTGATCGAGCAACGCTTCCTCGGCAACTACGAGGACGGCCTCGGCAACAGCTGGCAGGACAAGCACGCCATGGCCTTCTGCAAGGACTGCCAGGTGAACTTCCCTTACCTCTCCGACGGCATGTGGTTCATGACCCAGTTCAAGCGCTGGGGCCTGATCAAGCAGGACCCTGACTACGCCGCCGTGGCCGCCCAGGTGAACCAGACCAAGCTGTTCAGCGAAGCGGCCAGTGCCCTCGGCCTGCCGGTTCCGGCCAGCCAGATGCGCGGCAGCACCCTGATGGACGGCACGCTGTGGGACGGCTCCAACCCGGCCGCCTACGCCCAATCCTTCGCCATCAAGGCCTGAGCCAGGAGACCGCCATGAATGCTCCCCTGAACACGCCATTGCCGGCAGCCTCCAGCCAGGTCCCCGACAGCGCCCGACGCCAGCCCCTGCCTGGCGCGGAGTTCCTGCGCAACCTGGCTCGCGCGCTGGTTCCACCGGCGCTCGGACTGCTGCTGTTCATCGGCCTCTGGGCCCTGGTGGCGGCACGCAGCGAAGGCCTGCCGGGGCCCGTGTCGACCTGGCACTCGGCGCTGGAACTCTTCGCCGACCCCTTCTACGACAACGGCCCCAACGACATGGGCATCGGCTGGAACATCCTGCATTCGCTGGGGCGGGTCGGCCTGGGCTTCGGCATGGCCGCGCTGGTGGGCATTCCGCTGGGCTTCGCCATCGGCCGCTTCGCCTTCCTGGCCGGCATGCTCTCGCCCATCATCAGCCTGCTGCGCCCGGTCTCGCCGCTGGCCTGGCTGCCCATCGGCCTGCTGGTGTTCGAGGCCGCCGGCCCGGCCTCGATCTGGGTGATCTTCATCAGCTCGATCTGGCCCATCATCCTCAACACCGCCGCCGGCGTGGCCAGCGTGCCGCAGGACTACATCAACGTGGCGCGGGTGCTGAAGCTCTCGGAGTTCAAGGTGCTCACGCGCATCCTCTTCCCCGCCGTGCTGCCGCACCTGATGACCGGCATCCGCCTGGCCATAGGCGTGGCCTGGCTGGTGATAGTCGCCGCCGAGATGCTCACCGGCGGCACCGGCCTCGGCTTCTGGGTGTGGGACGAATGGAACAACCTCAACGTCGAGCACATCCTCATCGCCATCATCATTGTCGGCCTGGTGGGCCTGGCCCTGGAACAGGGCCTGCTGTGGCTGGCCAAACGTTTCGACTACAGCAACTGAACATTCCCGTGGAGCGAGCGAGCTCGCTCGCGAATGCGCTTCGCGCGCTGGGCTCGCTCCTACCAGGAACAGGAGAAACCTGATGGACAAGTTCGTCGAGCTGACCGGCGTCAGCAAGCACTTCGATACCCGCAAGGGCCGCTTCCAGGCCCTCAGCGACGTCAACCTGCGCATCGCCCGAGGCGAGTTCGTCTCGCTGATCGGCCATTCCGGCTGTGGCAAGTCCACCGTGCTCAACCTCATCGCCGGCCTGCTCTCCCCCAGCGAGGGCGGGCTGATCTGCAACGGCCGGGAGATCGACGGTCCCGGCCCGGATCGCGCCGTGGTGTTCCAGAACCACAGCCTGCTGCCCTGGATGACCTGCTTCGGCAATGTCCACCTGGCGGTGGAAAAGGTCTTCGGCGGCCGCGAGAACAAGGCGCGGCTCAAGGAGCGCACGGCGGCGGCGCTGCAGATGGTCGGCCTGGACCACGCGGCGCACAAGCATCCCGGCGAGATCTCCGGCGGCATGAAGCAGCGTGTGGGCATCGCCCGCGCCCTGGCCATGGAACCCAAGGTGCTGCTGATGGACGAGCCCTTCGGCGCCCTCGACGCCCTGACCCGCGCGCACCTCCAGGACGAGCTGCTGCGCATCGTCGGCCAGACCCGGAGCACCGTGGTGATGGTCACCCATGACGTGGACGAGGCGGTGCTGCTCTCCGACCGCATCGTGATGATGACCAACGGCCCGGCCGCCACCGTCGGCGACATCCTGCGGGTGGAGCTGCCACGCCCACGGGACCGCCTGGCCCTGGCCAACGACGCCCGCTACCACGAGTACCGCACCGCCGTGCTGGAGTTCCTCTACCAGCGCCAGCGTCGCCCGGCGGCCTGATCCCTTCCCCTCCCCGCCCCTTGCAACAGCCCGGCCTCCGCGCCGGGCTTCTGCTTTCCAGGGGGCATCTCTCGCCTGCCTCCATGCCCCATGCAGGGGCTCTTTCCGGCGGCTTCGCACCCTGCCAATGCAAGCGGCGACGGCAAGGTCCGGGGCGCTGCCACACAAACGCCATCGATCCAATAAAAGCCCACTAAAATCAAAGGCTTGAGCATTCTGGCACAGTGCCTGCTTGGACCCTCCCCGGTCAGCACAACGGCGTGTCTGCCACCCAACCGACAACGACGTCGCGAAGCCCCCTCGCCATCATGAGCACGGGGCCGCGACGTTTTTTTTTGCGCTTTCCACACTAAGGAAGACCGCTATGCACCCGCTCAAGCCCGCCCTGCTGTCGCTGGCCGTTGCCGCTACCAGTCACGCCGCCCTGGCCGAAGAGGCTCCCAGCACGCTGTTCACCGAGGGCAAGCCCATCCTCGACGCCCGCTACCGCTACGAACACGTCGACCAGGACAACAACCTGCGCCACGCCAACGCCCAGACCCTGCGTACCCGCGTCGGCTTCCAGAGCGGCAAGTGGTACGGCCTCTCGGGCCTGGTGGAGGTGGACAACGTCAGCCGCCTGGGCGACGCCGCCTACAACAGCAGCCGCAACGGCCAGACCGATTACGCCATGGTGGTCGACCCCGACGGCACGGAAGTCAACCAGGCCCTGCTGCGCTACGACCAGGCCTTCGGCAGCGCCGTGCTGGGGCGCCAGCGCATCAACCTGGACAACCAGCGCTTCGTCGGCGGTGTCGCCTGGCGCCAGAACGAGCAGACCTACGACGCCGCCCTCGGCCAGCTCAAGCCCCTCGACGGCCTGACCCTGACCTACGCCTACCTGGACAACATCAACACCATCTTCGGCCCGGACAACGGCCGCTTCGACAACCGCACCAACCCGGCCAACATCGAAGGCCACAGCCACCTGTTCAACGCCCAGTACCAGGTCATGCCGGCACTCACGGTGACCGCCTACGGCTACCTGCTCGGCCTGGACAATATCGCCGTGACCGCCGCCTCCCCCCTGGGCAGCCTCTCCAGCGCCACTCGCGGGCTGCGCCTGAACGGTGCGCTGGGAGGCTTCAGCTATGCGCTGGAGTACGCCCGCCAGCAGGACTACGCCGACAACCCCCAGGACCTGGACAGCGAGTACTACCTGGCGGAACTGGGCTATGTCCTCAAGGGCGTGCAGCTCAAGGGCGGCTACGAGGTGCTGGGGGGCGACAGCGGCCCGGGCAACCGTGCGTTCCAGACGCCGCTGGCGACCAAGCACCTGTTCCAGGGCTGGGCCGACCAGTTCCTCACCACGCCGGCCGACGGCATCGAGGACGCCTACCTGGGCTTCACCGCGCCCCTGGCCGGCGGCAGCCTGCAGGCCTGGTACCACGACTTCGCCAGCGAGCGGGGCGGCGACCGCTACGGCGACGAGATCGACCTGTCCTATACCCGGCCGATCCCCGGGGTGAAGGGCCTGGTCGGCATGCTCAAGTACGCGCACTACGACTCGGCTGACCGGACCCGTACCCTGGACACCGAGAAGTTCTGGGCGCAACTGCAGTACAGCTACTGAGTGAACCCGGCCCGCAACGGGCCGGCCT
This genomic window from Pseudomonas furukawaii contains:
- the ntrB gene encoding nitrate ABC transporter permease, which gives rise to MNAPLNTPLPAASSQVPDSARRQPLPGAEFLRNLARALVPPALGLLLFIGLWALVAARSEGLPGPVSTWHSALELFADPFYDNGPNDMGIGWNILHSLGRVGLGFGMAALVGIPLGFAIGRFAFLAGMLSPIISLLRPVSPLAWLPIGLLVFEAAGPASIWVIFISSIWPIILNTAAGVASVPQDYINVARVLKLSEFKVLTRILFPAVLPHLMTGIRLAIGVAWLVIVAAEMLTGGTGLGFWVWDEWNNLNVEHILIAIIIVGLVGLALEQGLLWLAKRFDYSN
- a CDS encoding CmpA/NrtA family ABC transporter substrate-binding protein — translated: MSERDSKDPINNSRRNFLKHSIAIAGTVGGVAALGLSAPGFLRSAAWAAGSDAPEKAALKVGFIPLTDCASVVVAATQGFAAKYGLSITPSKEASWAGVRDKLNTGELDASHVLYGMMYGSQLGVAGPQKDMAVLMGLNQNGQAITLSRQLREAGVTNGEQLAAHVKQSAKPLTFAQTFPTGTHAMWLYYWLASHGINPMTDVKTITVPPPQMVANMRVGNMDGFCVGEPWGARAIFDKIGFTATTSQQIWADHPEKVLGCSRAFVEQNPNTARALVMALLDASRFIEASEENKKATAKLIAGKAYVNAPVQVIEQRFLGNYEDGLGNSWQDKHAMAFCKDCQVNFPYLSDGMWFMTQFKRWGLIKQDPDYAAVAAQVNQTKLFSEAASALGLPVPASQMRGSTLMDGTLWDGSNPAAYAQSFAIKA
- the ppnN gene encoding nucleotide 5'-monophosphate nucleosidase PpnN encodes the protein MPKRHVINAQVGPKGTLDTLSQLEVQQLSEAGSGRMYRLFRQCALAILNTGAHIDNAKTILDAYKDFEVRIHQQDRGVRLELINAPADAFVDGEMIASTREMLFSALRDIVYTENELKSRRFDLESSEGITDYVFHLLRNARTLRAGVEPKIVVCWGGHSISTEEYKYTKKVGHELGLRQLDVCTGCGPGVMKGPMKGATIGHAKQRTHGGRYLGLTEPGIIAAEAPNPIVNELVILPDIEKRLEAFVRVGHGIIIFPGGVGTAEEFLYLLGILMHPDNRELPFPLVLSGPKSAAAYFEQLNAFVGATLGEAAQARYKIIIDDPAAVAIEMAEGLKAVKQFRRERNDAFHFNWLLKIDERFQHPFEPTHEAMASLDLRRELPPHELAANLRRAFSGIVAGNVKDKGIRLIEEHGPYEIHGEAAVMQPLDALLQAFVRQHRMKLPGGAAYVPCYRVVQSIAEELAS
- a CDS encoding ABC transporter ATP-binding protein codes for the protein MDKFVELTGVSKHFDTRKGRFQALSDVNLRIARGEFVSLIGHSGCGKSTVLNLIAGLLSPSEGGLICNGREIDGPGPDRAVVFQNHSLLPWMTCFGNVHLAVEKVFGGRENKARLKERTAAALQMVGLDHAAHKHPGEISGGMKQRVGIARALAMEPKVLLMDEPFGALDALTRAHLQDELLRIVGQTRSTVVMVTHDVDEAVLLSDRIVMMTNGPAATVGDILRVELPRPRDRLALANDARYHEYRTAVLEFLYQRQRRPAA
- a CDS encoding alginate export family protein; translation: MHPLKPALLSLAVAATSHAALAEEAPSTLFTEGKPILDARYRYEHVDQDNNLRHANAQTLRTRVGFQSGKWYGLSGLVEVDNVSRLGDAAYNSSRNGQTDYAMVVDPDGTEVNQALLRYDQAFGSAVLGRQRINLDNQRFVGGVAWRQNEQTYDAALGQLKPLDGLTLTYAYLDNINTIFGPDNGRFDNRTNPANIEGHSHLFNAQYQVMPALTVTAYGYLLGLDNIAVTAASPLGSLSSATRGLRLNGALGGFSYALEYARQQDYADNPQDLDSEYYLAELGYVLKGVQLKGGYEVLGGDSGPGNRAFQTPLATKHLFQGWADQFLTTPADGIEDAYLGFTAPLAGGSLQAWYHDFASERGGDRYGDEIDLSYTRPIPGVKGLVGMLKYAHYDSADRTRTLDTEKFWAQLQYSY
- a CDS encoding CmpA/NrtA family ABC transporter substrate-binding protein, whose amino-acid sequence is MTDTSCTRNDNLAWVAGSDAPEKGRVNLGFMPLSDAASLIVAATQGFAQPYGLTLELKRQTSWAGLRDRLQSGELDAAHALYGQVYGTHLGLGGAPTEMAILMGLCQNGQAINLCEPLRRAGVTNADALVAQVRQRGAKLTFAQTFPTGTHAMWLNYWLAAHGIHPLEEVNTLVLPPAQMVRHLRSGQIDGFCAGGPWGALAVDEKQGFTLATSQMIWPDHPEKVLACTRAFAERYPNTARALTMAVLEASRFIDASDENRRGTARLISGGEYLDAPLSAIEPRFLGLYEDGLGYAWRDAHPLRFFAGGEATMPWLSDGIWFMTQFRRWGLLKEDPDYLGVARQVHQLEGYREAAEALGIEVPARPMRSSRLFDGRVWDGSDPAGYARSFAVHAHPSLTPLAADARS
- a CDS encoding ANTAR domain-containing response regulator, which codes for MLRIFLINDTPKTAGRLADALVEAGFAVVEETGLTLDLAERILAASADVVLIDTESAGRDMMEQVVMVSRDQPRPIVMFTNDHDPGLMRQAIRAGVSAYVVEGIQAERLRPILEVAMARFEADQALHARLLERDSQLAERKRIEQAKGVLMKMKNCDEEAAYTLMRRQAMGRQQRLIQVAEQIIATHEMLGA